A window of the ANME-2 cluster archaeon genome harbors these coding sequences:
- a CDS encoding DUF1699 family protein, producing the protein MKIRIVSSRNELETLEENEKLIHLASRLSNKDFFKLVQGCKQLQGTYL; encoded by the coding sequence ATGAAAATAAGAATTGTAAGTTCAAGAAATGAATTAGAAACATTAGAAGAAAATGAAAAATTAATCCATCTGGCTTCCAGACTGTCTAATAAAGATTTTTTTAAGTTAGTTCAGGGTTGCAAACAATTACAGGGGACTTACCTATGA